The sequence CTGCATGATTGGTCGGTGAATAAAAATATAACGACCGATAAAATAAGCATGGTTTTGAAGAAGATTGAAAAAAGAGCAAGCTACCGGCCGGGATCAAAACATGCGTATTTTGAATGGTGGAAAAAACATTATCAAATAGGATAAAGGCAATTAATTTTTCCTTATTCATAATGAATACTTACTGTCTGGACCTATTATGACCGAAATCCAACCAAACTTATTCATTGGCAACGAAAACGACTATGAGTTCAACGTTAAAGACCAGGAAGGCTGGAGTGTGGTACACGCCTGTAAAGAACCCTACCATCGTCAGGCGCTTGGGTATTCAGGAAGAGGGGCGCCGAAAGATCATCCCGAATATTTAATGGCAAAAAGGGAAAACCGGCTCATTCTCAAGCTGGTGATTGAAAAAGAACGAGTGCTCACTGAAAATTGGAACAAGCCTCATGGCAGGGGCAACATCGACCCGGAGAATTTTTCCCCTTATCCCAAAAATCCCATGATAGCCCGCTTCTTTAAAGAAATCGGCCGGGTTGACGAGTTGGGTTCCGGCGTGCGAAATACCTACAAATATTGCGGCCTCTATACCCCCGGTACTAAACCGGAATTTATTGAAGGCGATGTGTTTAAGGCGATTATACCCATTCAAACCGAACAAGTTAGTGGGGAAGCTACTGGGGAAGTTAGTGGGGAAGTTCAAAAAGTAGTAAGCGCTTTAGAAGCTGCAATGAAACGTTCAGAAATACAAAATAAACTGGAATTAAAACACGATGATTATTTCAGGCTAAACTACATTGAGCCGGCCATAAAAGAAGGTTTCATAGAAATGACATACCCGAACAGCCCCAACCATCCGAATCAGAAATACCGATTGACGGCGAAAGGTAAAAAGCTGAAGACGCGAATGGAGAAGAAATGAAAATTAGCAAGGTACACAATAACGGGAAAAATAGAGTGCAGGTGAATAAAAACGGCTCTTCTGATCCACATTTCGAAACCGATGATGAGCGCACCTATTTCCTGGCGGTTTTGCCGGTTCATCCGGAGGTAAAAATGAGGGGCGAAGCTGAGGGTCAAGCTCAAGAAAACGACTTAAATGACACTGAAAGAACCATTTTGGATATTTTAAAGCAGGGGCCAAGCTCTACAGATGAAATTGTCAAAGAGTTGGGATTAAGCAAGCGGACAGGAGCTTTACAGAGAACATTAAAGAGCTTGTTGGAAAAAGAATTCATTGAATATTTGTATCCGGATACACCGCGGCATCCCGGCCAAAAATATATATTAAGGAAACAGTACCCTAAAACAGATCATAGAGATGATTAGAATTTACCACACCGCCGACCTCCACATCGGCCTCCGATTCAAAAACCACCCGGAAGCCAGTGAAACTTTAGTTCAGGCCCGCTACGAAACACTTGAAAAATTGGTTGGCATGGCTAATGAGCAGAATGCGGATATTTTTGCCATTGCCGGAGACCTGTTCGACCGAACAAGTATGAAGGTGTCTGACATTCAAAGGGTTATTCAGACGATCAATAAATTTGAGGGGAAGTGTGGCCTTGGTACTTGCCCGGTAATCACGACTATATCACCGAAGACAGCCAGCTCTGGGACCGGTTCAAAAAAGAGGCAGGAGGAAACGTGCTGGTTTTGGATAAAAAAGAACCTGTAGATCTGAGTGAGTATGACCTGAACGCAGTGGTCTGGCCGGCTCCCTGCCACGCCAAACACTCAGCAGAAAACGCGGTGGGTTGGGTGAAAGATGAAGAGAAAGACCCGGATAAGGTTCATATCGGTATCGCCCACGGAAGTATCGAAGGTGTATCGCCCGATTTTAATCAGCAGTATTTTCCGATGACTGTTCGGGAGCTGAACAGTTCCGGCGTAGATATCTGGCTGATGGGCCATACCCACATTACTTTTCCAGAAAAACCGGGAAAAAGGATATCGTATTCAATCCGGGCACCCCGGAGCCGGACGGTTTCGATTGCAATCACGAAGGCCGGGCGTTTTTGCATACTGTTGATGAAAACAAATCCATCTCAACGGAGATTCTGAGCACCGGAACGTATCGGTTCCGCAAAATGGAAAGAAGTTTAAACAGTGCCTCTGATGTAGATAAGCTTTTGGACGAGTTCGAAGATGACGAATATAACCGAATCATGCTTAAGCTTGCCGTCTCCGGCCGACTGGAGCCTGAACTGTTTGAGAAATGGCGGGAAAAGAGGCACAGCATCCGGGAGGCGGTTCTTGAACTGAAGCTGGACGATTCAGAACTCCGGCGAAAAGTAACCGAAGAGCAGATCCGAAAGGAGTTTACTGAAGGGTCTTTCCCCGAACAGCTGCTCTCCTCTATTCCGGAAGAAAATGAGGACGAACTGCAGATGGCCTATGAACTGATCCGTGAGGTGAAGCAATGAAGCTGAAATCGATTAAACTGCACCCGTTTGCCGGTATCCGTGATAAAAGTATTGAGTTTGACGACGGATTAAATGTTCTGCTTGGACCGAATGAAGCGGGTAAATCTACCATCTACAATGCTATTCTGAACGGACTGCTGACAACCACCTCATTAACAACGACAAAAGTGGAAAGTGAAATGGGACGGTTTTTTCCTGCATCGGGAGGGGATGTCATTCGTGTGGATCTGGAATTGCTGGATGAGGATCAAAACACCATTCGCATTCGGAAAGCCTGGAAAAAAGGAAATCGAAAGGGGAGTGCTTCTCTTCACCTTGCTGACGGTACAGAGATCACAGACGAGGAGATAGTTCAGCAGAAAATCGAAGAACTGCTCCCGGTATCTGCGGCGACCCTTCGAACGATCTTGCTTGCGGATCAGTCCGGCCTGCATCGCACCATTCGTGAAATGGAACAGGAAGATGGGGTCCGCAAGGAGCTGGGAGATATCCTGCGTCAAAATTTGATGGAAACGGGCGGCGTGTCGGTTGACCGGTTCCGTGAACTGCTGGACAATCGGTACGAAGAGTATTTCAAACGGTGGGACCGGGATCAGGACTATCCGGAGAAAAACAGGGGTATCAGCAATCCATATAAAACAGGAACAGGGAAAGTTCTGGACGCCTATTATCAAAAAGAACAGCTCCGGCTGGACCTTGAAGAGGCCAGGAGGTTTGAAGATGAGCTGGATCAGCTGAATGAACAGCTTTCGGTGTTGATCAACCGCCAAAAAGAGAAGAAGGAAGAGTTCGACAAACTCCAGCCGCTGAAAAAAGGGATCAGCCAGCGGCAATTGCTGGAACAGAAACTGGAAACGGCTCAAGAGAAGCGGAAAACCCTGCTTGAGATTAGTCAGCAGTGGCCGGTCATGGAAGATCGTATCAAACAGCTGGAGCCGAAGAAAAAAGTTCAGCAGGAAAAGATTGAGAAACTTCAGGAGGAACAGAAAAAAGCTCAAGAGAAGCAGCAGGCAAATCAGCTTGAATCCCGCATCAAAAAACTGGAACAACTTGTTGAAGATGTAGAGGCTGCCAGGAAGGAAGTAAATGAAGCGAAGAAAGTTGAGGAGGCTGAAGTGAAAAAGCTCCGTGAGCTTCAATCTGAAGTGAGGAGATTGAATACACAGATTGAGGCTGCTCGACTTACGATAAAAATCCATTCGAAATCGGATGGCTCTATAGAATACTCAGAAGCTGGAAAAGATGAAGAGACATTAAAGGCCAAATCGGGTGAAGTAATCGAGAAAACAGTCTCCGGTGGATTTACCTTGAAAACCGGGGAACTGAATATACAGGTTATTTCGGGTGAGGGAGATTTGGAGCAGGTCATAGAAAATTATCAGCACAAAAAGGAAGAGCTAAACACAGTACTTCAAAAGTTTGAGGTGGAATCCGTTCAGGATGCAGAATCGTTTGCGTCTTTGTATCAACAGAAGCAGCAAAAACTTCAGCAAGCGGAGAAATTATACAAATCTGAATTAGGCGAAGATAACATCAGTGATTTAAAAGAATCATTGAAAGAGTTTGGCGATTTGAAACAAATTCGCTCATCTGAAGATATTACGGATGATCTTGTTGATGCTCGAACAGAACTTCAGAGTCTAACCAAAGAAGCGGATGAAGCCGGGGAGAAATTAGAGAAGTGGAAAGAGACGTATGAATCGGTAGAGGATGTAATATTAGAACTGGCGGATCTATCGAAGTCTATTAAAGATATAAAAAGGGAAATAGAGCAACTGCCGGAGCTTCCCGAAGGGTTTGAGTCGGCCAACGAGTTTATTGAATACGTTGAGGCAATGGATCAGGATATTCGTGACCTTGAAGCGAAGATTAGTAACTATAAAATTGAGAAAGCGAATCTTGAAAAGGATGCCCCCGATACATCCTCTGAGGAGCTTGAAAAGATGCTGGAAGAAGCGGAGGCTGATTTTGAACGGATTTACCACGAAGCGGAAACGCTGGCTAAGGTCCGGGAACGAACGTTAGATCTGCTTGAATCAATGGATGCCAATACCTACAGCGGGCTGGAACAGAGCTTTCTGAATTGGGTGCAGCAGATGGTGGGTAATCGCTTTGATACCATACAAATGAACGGAGATTTACCACAAACCTTTCAAACCGATGACGGCCGACCGCTCACCTATGAAATTCTGTCTCATGGTACCAAAGATATCGTGGCTCTTGCCTGGCGATTTGCGTTAACAGAGTATTTTCTGAAGGATCAAGCCGGCTTCATTGTTCTGGACGACCCAATGGTGGATATGGACCCGGAACGGAGAAAGATGGCTTCAGAGGCAATTGAAGTGTTTGCTAAAAAGCAGCAGGTGTTAGTGATGACATGCCATCCGGAGCATGCAAAACAAATAGGTAAGAAAAACAAGAGTGCAATTGAATTTCCATAAGAGTACTTCATCTTATTCAAACTGACATGACCGAAATCCACACAAGACCTCTTCATCGGCAACGAAAACGACTACGAGTTCAAGGTCAAAAACCAGGAAGGCTGGAGTGTGGTACACGCCTGCAAAGAACCTTATCATCGGCAGGCGCTTGGGTTTTCGGGCAGTGTGATAAATTCAAAATAGTTGCCTGCCGTGATCGTTTTATAGTATATTGCTTTTAAATAATCCTATTGTAATGAGTGATAAACGAAAAAACGCAGCCATTTTAGAAAAAAAGGAATTAAAAAAATCAAAACACCTGGTTAAAGATCAGGATACGGGATTGGTTTTTCTAACTGGCCCCTCCATTACTAAAAAAAAGGTCCAAAAAGATTTTCCGATCGACTCCGATAGAGACACAATTATAATTCGCCGCTCAGTAGGTTTATGAATGTACTGTTTGATAGCAGCGCTTTAGTAGCATTATTAGTGAAAGATCACGATGACCATCAGCGTGTTTACCAACTCTATAAAGAGTATGCAGATAGGGAAACAGATTTATTTATTTCTACACATTCCATTGCCGAAGTCTTTAGAACATTAACCTGGGGAGTGGAATATTTAAACTATTCAGCCAATGAAGCCCACCAAGCTATTCACTACTCCATACTATCTGTATTTGAAACTGTAGATAGCACCAAGACGGACTATCGACTTGTTTTGGAATTTCTCAGACAAAATAATCTCAAAGGGCCAATCATCTATGATGCATTGATAGCCTTCGCATCTGAAAAGGTCAGAGCAAAAGAACTCGTAACATTAAATACAAAAGACTTTAGACGTGTTTGGGGACTCACTTCTGCCAATTTGGTAGAACCATAAGTTTAATTATAAACTATCCATTTTACCTGTTTCATAGCGGCATTTCTATTACTCTACGGTGCCACAAATCTGATAAAATACTTTCAGAATCCAAGAGATCGGTCCGGGTTGGTTCAATGATTTTTGATCAGAGATAATCATTCGGTTCAACCAATTTCATCTGCAGATCTGATTCAACAAAATACCTGAGCAGCGGAGCATGGCCTGATCCGAAGATTACGATAATTCGATCACCAGGTTTGGTAATCTGACTCAAACTTGAAAATATTTTGATATTTCGTTCATGCCATTCGCTGACTAAATCTGCTCCAACAAAAGTTGTGTCGTTTCCTACGGACGCTGTTAAAGCATAAAAATGCCGCTGCACAGCCAGGTATTCAGGACTGTTTTTCTTTCGAAGAATTTCAGGAATAGTATTGCTGCTGACTAACTCCTGATTTCTGTTTTCTACATATTCGCTAAGCTTTTGGAACTGATCTACAAATTCCGGCTGATGTTCCTTTGCAAAATCAAGAACAGTCTGGAAGGGAAAATCACCATCATGATCGATTGAATAGACTTGGTCGTGATTGAACTCACCGGCCAGTCGAAACCCCAGTTGTTGCCGTTCATTTCTCGAAAGCGAATGGTTACCGGCAAGGTAAGCGCTGTACATGCTGTCAATCTCGGGTTTGTAATCCGGCCTGGCTTCGAGGGCAATTTTGGTAGGCTGAAACTCAGACAGGCTATCTATCACTTGATCTATTTGAGCTTGGTATTTAGGCTCCAAAACATCCGGAAATTTGATATTAATCACATCCTGCCCCGGATTTCCAAAATGAGAAGTTCCCAGGATCATCACCTCAATCTCTTCCTGATGATCGACTGGTGCCTGTCCTGAAACCGGTTCTGTGGAAAAGGAGAGAAAAACGAAAAGAAGTGTTGCAGGCAAGAAAAGTCGCTTCAAATAAGTTTTAAAACTATGCAGATCCATTTGATTCATGCATTTACTTAATGTTTTAGTGCATGAATGAATACGAAAATCGAGAAGCGATGTTTAACAGGTACTGCTATTGATACGTTGCAAGAAAGTTATCGAAAGATATACTCTGATAAGCCCCCGATGAAACATACATCAAAACCGGTTCCAGGCGTTTAGGTTCAAGAAATCCGGAGGTATGAAACAGATAGCCGCCATCCGGTGCCAGGAAAACAAGAGCCGGCACCCCCTCTGCATTTAGCGTTTGAGCCAACCGAAGCGGGGTGAGAGTTTGATTTCTGTATTGAAGGGGAGTTTCGTTATCATCGCGGTTCAGACGTGTCCATACAAATTGTTCAGAAAAATCATCAGCCAGTTCGGGATACACCTCTTTCTGCATCTTTTTGCACCAGCCGCACCACGGTGCCCAGATATCCGCCAAAATGGGAAGTTGATTCTCTTCTGCAAGTTGTATGGCCTCTTCGAACGGTTCCCACTGAATCGAATGTTCCTGGGCAATGGCAGATGACTCAAAAAGAGTTCCTGTCAGCATTAATGCAGTAATAATGATGGTGATAATTTGAGATTCTTTTTTATTCATGGTTCCGTAATGTTGGTTTGGAGGTTGTCACCCTCCTGTTCGCTCTGTTCACTTCTCCTTTCAAAGGGAGATTTTACTCGTTCCGAAGGTCCTCCTTCGGAATGCCAAACCGAAGCTCCGCTTCCATTCATTCCATCAGCTTCCCAAACAGAAATCAAACTCATGTCAATTTATCTGAGATTTATTCGTGCACCTAACGAGAATGTTCGCCCAACAATCGGCCCCCATGTATAAATGGTGTCAAAATCAGGACCAAACGGATTTCTGGCATCCACAAGCGGACTTCCCTGGGTGTAATCAAATATATTTTCTATGGAGATATAGGCTTCAAAACCAACTCCTATGCTGCTGTTCACATTGGTAAACTCTTTCGTGATTTTCAGATCATGAGTTGAAAAAGCAGGCGACCATTCATCCCTCCCAAAATCTTCTACATAATTGTTCGGCATTCGTTTCGGCCCAACGAGGTTGCCATTGTATCCCAATGACAAATCAAGCGAACGAATGTCATAAGTGGCCCCGAACGTACCTGTATACTCCGGTGCGTAAGTCAACGCTTGCTTCTGGCCATTCTCATCCGTGTACACATCCATGATGGTGAGACTCGCATTATAACTGAAGGGAAGGGCTGTGAAATTCTGATCAAGATCTACAGAAAATCCTTGTGTGACTGAAAATCCATCCAGGTTTTCGTAGACGATTAGGTTTGGATCCTGGTCATAATCCGGGATGATCTTGTTTGAAAAATGGGTGTAAAATCCATCGAGACTGATGGTCATTGGATTTGTTCCAAAGGGTATGATCTGCTCCAAACTCGCCGTAATACTTTTGGATCGTTCGGGATCGAGATCTTCATTGAATACAACATCTCGAGATCCGGTCAGTGCTGCGTGATCTTCTGTAAATACATTTACCACCCGAAACCCCGTACCGGCGCTTGCCCTGAATGTTGTTGATTCCGTTGGGCTGAATTTTGCGGATAATCGAGGAG is a genomic window of Balneolaceae bacterium containing:
- a CDS encoding PIN domain-containing protein; translation: MNVLFDSSALVALLVKDHDDHQRVYQLYKEYADRETDLFISTHSIAEVFRTLTWGVEYLNYSANEAHQAIHYSILSVFETVDSTKTDYRLVLEFLRQNNLKGPIIYDALIAFASEKVRAKELVTLNTKDFRRVWGLTSANLVEP
- a CDS encoding thioredoxin family protein; this translates as MNKKESQIITIIITALMLTGTLFESSAIAQEHSIQWEPFEEAIQLAEENQLPILADIWAPWCGWCKKMQKEVYPELADDFSEQFVWTRLNRDDNETPLQYRNQTLTPLRLAQTLNAEGVPALVFLAPDGGYLFHTSGFLEPKRLEPVLMYVSSGAYQSISFDNFLATYQ
- a CDS encoding DUF5694 domain-containing protein, whose translation is MNQMDLHSFKTYLKRLFLPATLLFVFLSFSTEPVSGQAPVDHQEEIEVMILGTSHFGNPGQDVINIKFPDVLEPKYQAQIDQVIDSLSEFQPTKIALEARPDYKPEIDSMYSAYLAGNHSLSRNERQQLGFRLAGEFNHDQVYSIDHDGDFPFQTVLDFAKEHQPEFVDQFQKLSEYVENRNQELVSSNTIPEILRKKNSPEYLAVQRHFYALTASVGNDTTFVGADLVSEWHERNIKIFSSLSQITKPGDRIIVIFGSGHAPLLRYFVESDLQMKLVEPNDYL
- a CDS encoding metallophosphoesterase, whose translation is MPGNHDYITEDSQLWDRFKKEAGGNVLVLDKKEPVDLSEYDLNAVVWPAPCHAKHSAENAVGWVKDEEKDPDKVHIGIAHGSIEGVSPDFNQQYFPMTVRELNSSGVDIWLMGHTHITFPEKPGKRISYSIRAPRSRTVSIAITKAGRFCILLMKTNPSQRRF
- a CDS encoding AAA family ATPase, with translation MKLKSIKLHPFAGIRDKSIEFDDGLNVLLGPNEAGKSTIYNAILNGLLTTTSLTTTKVESEMGRFFPASGGDVIRVDLELLDEDQNTIRIRKAWKKGNRKGSASLHLADGTEITDEEIVQQKIEELLPVSAATLRTILLADQSGLHRTIREMEQEDGVRKELGDILRQNLMETGGVSVDRFRELLDNRYEEYFKRWDRDQDYPEKNRGISNPYKTGTGKVLDAYYQKEQLRLDLEEARRFEDELDQLNEQLSVLINRQKEKKEEFDKLQPLKKGISQRQLLEQKLETAQEKRKTLLEISQQWPVMEDRIKQLEPKKKVQQEKIEKLQEEQKKAQEKQQANQLESRIKKLEQLVEDVEAARKEVNEAKKVEEAEVKKLRELQSEVRRLNTQIEAARLTIKIHSKSDGSIEYSEAGKDEETLKAKSGEVIEKTVSGGFTLKTGELNIQVISGEGDLEQVIENYQHKKEELNTVLQKFEVESVQDAESFASLYQQKQQKLQQAEKLYKSELGEDNISDLKESLKEFGDLKQIRSSEDITDDLVDARTELQSLTKEADEAGEKLEKWKETYESVEDVILELADLSKSIKDIKREIEQLPELPEGFESANEFIEYVEAMDQDIRDLEAKISNYKIEKANLEKDAPDTSSEELEKMLEEAEADFERIYHEAETLAKVRERTLDLLESMDANTYSGLEQSFLNWVQQMVGNRFDTIQMNGDLPQTFQTDDGRPLTYEILSHGTKDIVALAWRFALTEYFLKDQAGFIVLDDPMVDMDPERRKMASEAIEVFAKKQQVLVMTCHPEHAKQIGKKNKSAIEFP
- a CDS encoding metallophosphoesterase; translated protein: MIRIYHTADLHIGLRFKNHPEASETLVQARYETLEKLVGMANEQNADIFAIAGDLFDRTSMKVSDIQRVIQTINKFEGKCGLGTCPVITTISPKTASSGTGSKKRQEETCWFWIKKNL